From a single Mangifera indica cultivar Alphonso chromosome 19, CATAS_Mindica_2.1, whole genome shotgun sequence genomic region:
- the LOC123203452 gene encoding secreted RxLR effector protein 161-like, translating into MENCRSISIPLMQNEKLRKDDRAEKVDESLYRSLMGCLMYLTATRPDIMFVVSLLSRFMHCATEVHFKVAKRVLRYIKGTTDFGIMFEKSENLNFHGYADSDWAGSCDDMRSTLGYVFSFGSRCFSWSSKKKDIVAQSIVEVEYVVATAVMNQVLWLRKLLSDLKHVQEEATKIFVDN; encoded by the coding sequence ATGGAGAATTGTAGGTCCATAAGCATACCGCTAATGCAGAATGAGAAGTTAAGAAAAGATGATAGAGCTGAAAAAGTTGATGAAAGTTTATACAGGAGCCTTATGGGTTGTCTAATGTATCTTACTGCAACAAGGCCTGACATTATGTTTGTTGTTAGTTTGCTATCCAGATTTATGCATTGTGCAACTGAGGTACATTTTAAAGTTGCCAAAAGAGTGCTTAGATATATCAAAGGCACTACTGATTTTGGTATCATGTTTGAGAAGTCAGAAAATCTGAATTTTCATGGGTATGCTGATAGCGATTGGGCAGGATCTTGTGATGATATGAGAAGTACTTTAGGCTATGTGTTTAGCTTTGGTTCCAGATGTTTTTCTTGGAGTTCTAAGAAGAAAGACATTGTAGCTCAATCCATAGTAGAGGTTGAATATGTTGTTGCCACAGCAGTTATGAATCAAGTTTTATGGTTGAGGAAATTGCTATCAGATTTGAAACATGTGCAAGAAGAAGCCACAAagatttttgttgataattaa
- the LOC123203051 gene encoding uncharacterized protein LOC123203051: MGYNCNLSGEFTCNMEAAFDFNCSLFVKKCGIRLLFTQEFEPSSNRLEASNFFKGEPSSRENLELGKSMVMSTAVEQVVSNNSVNSHNNNGVDVCAGGVAEGSFLQESHARGDDVYARGNRGTGMMGKVGNAFVQGIGDVLPPMYPQSFAFDPRIGAPIGWMGNHMGSLGALTPPFSGVLPKCTVIDEEEACSNKRLKSSNFSKGESSSRSHPYTSLDLGAFPQDFVKSHPFNPLGLDQFPQDKIARSPFINIFDSDEDNDGSLVKSQSFTPLDFNEFPRDSV, from the exons ATGGGGTATAATTGCAATCTTTCTGGTGAATTCACTTGCAATATGGAGGCCGCCTTCGATTTCAACTGTTCTTTGTTTGTAAAGAAGTGTGGGATCCGTTTATTGTTCACTCAAGAGTTTGAACCAAGCTCCAATAGACTGGAAGCTTCAAATTTCTTTAAGGGTGAACCCAGCTCAAG GGAGAATTTAGAGTTGGGGAAAAGTATGGTGATGAGTACAGCAGTAGAGCAAGTTGTGAGCAATAACAGTGTAAATAGTCATAATAATAATGGAGTTGATGTTTGTGCTGGTGGTGTTGCTGAAGGGAGTTTTTTGCAGGAAAGTCATGCTCGTGGTGATGATGTTTACGCAAGAGGGAATAGGGGAACAGGTATGATGGGGAAAGTTGGAAATGCTTTTGTGCAAGGCATTGGTGATGTCCTTCCTCCGATGTATCCCCAGTCATTTGCATTTGATCCGAGGATTGGTGCACCTATAGGGTGGATGGGCAATCACATGGGCTCTCTTGGTGCTTTAACACCTCCATTTTCTGGGGTTTTACCCAAATGTACTGTCATTGATGAAGAGGAAGCATGCTCTAATAAGAGattaaaatcttcaaatttcagtAAAGGAGAATCCAGCTCCAG ATCACATCCCTATACTAGCTTGGATTTGGGTGCATTTCCTCAAGATTTTGTCAAATCACACCCCTTTAATCCTTTGGGTTTGGATCAATTCCCTCAAGATAAGATCGCCAGATcaccttttattaatatttttgattcGGATGAAGACAATGATGGATCTCTTGTCAAATCACAGTCTTTTACTCCTTTGGATTTTAATGAATTCCCTCGAGATTCTGTCTGA
- the LOC123203453 gene encoding disease resistance protein RPV1-like, with the protein MASSSPVKYDVFLSFRGEDTRYGFTSHLNAALCRRKIETFIDYELKRGDEISPSLLKAIEDPSDVRKQTGTFGDAFAMHEVRFRDRPEMLQRWRIALTEAGNLCGFDSNAIRPESKLIETIIEHILKILNDKSSIDNKNLVGIAIKIEKIKSLLFEGLTEVCKVGIWVMGGIGKTTLANAVFNEISSDFEASCFIPNVREASNKNQLPHLQKELLSTILGGAHLDIRLTFTKERLGRERVLIVFDDVTDLKQVRELIGDLENLGIGSGIIITTRDRQVLKNCGLNDSIIYEFT; encoded by the exons atggcttcttcttctccaGTGAAGTATGatgtttttcttagttttagaGGTGAGGATACACGTTATGGCTTTACGAGCCACCTGAATGCAGCTTTGTGTCGGAGAAAGATTGAAACTTTCATCGATTACGAACTTAAAAGAGGAGATGAGATTTCACCTTCTCTTTTGAAGGCAATTGAAG ATCCATCAGATGTACGGAAGCAGACGGGGACTTTTGGAGATGCGTTTGCTATGCATGAAGTACGATTTAGGGACAGACCAGAGATGTTGCAGAGATGGAGGATTGCATTGACGGAAGCCGGCAATCTGTGTGGCTTTGATTCAAATGCCATCAG GCCCGAATCGAAACTTATAGAGACAATTATTGAacatattttgaagattttgaatGATAAGTCTTCTATTGATAATAAGAACTTAGTTGGAATAGCAATCAAGATCgagaaaattaaatctttattgTTTGAAGGGTTGACTGAAGTATGCAAGGTAGGAATATGGGTTATGGGTGGTATAGGCAAGACGACTCTTGCCAATGCCGTCTTCAATGAAATATCAAGTGATTTTGAAGCTTCTTGTTTTATTCCAAATGTTAGGGAAGcatcaaataaaaatcaactACCCCATTTGCAAAAAGAACTTCTTTCTACAATATTGGGGGGTGCACACCTTGATATAAGGCTCACTTTCACAAAAGAAAGGCTCGGACGTGAAAGAgttcttattgtttttgatgatgtgacAGATTTGAAACAAGTAAGAGAATTAATTGGAGATCTTGAAAACTTGGGTATTGGAAGTGGAATCATTATAACTACAAGGGATAGACAGGTGCTTAAAAATTGTGGATTGAATGATTCTATCATATATGAG TTTACTTGA